From one Paramormyrops kingsleyae isolate MSU_618 chromosome 1, PKINGS_0.4, whole genome shotgun sequence genomic stretch:
- the podxl gene encoding podocalyxin isoform X2, with the protein MTAASKTAPITSTTEASTKPMASEQPATSNQSSLPTMSTTESKSSLPTMSTIESKSSLPTMSTTESKSSLPTSATKSMTPVASMTVNMTQLTNKLTTTTESKTSLQPTTTTESKTSLQPMTTIESKTSLQPTTTTESKTSLQPMTTIESKTSLQPTTTIESKTSLQPTTTIESKTSLQPTTTTKSATTIRPWTTKLPVTSISETLRSANTMQNMVLGSTASEIIPTSRSSSPASVIPSSTNSTRVSTMISSEEVCKYLKAWIIKDCDIQRTGRGKYNLNIYSEEIIDEPPSKTQSYNTKLIAALVTTFILLFIIVLSSFFLWRRRSYKMNQQQLTEELHTCENGYHDNPTLEVMEVQPEMQEKKVALTKELHDTWIVPLDNLTKVDLLDEEDTHL; encoded by the exons ATGACAGCAGCATCTAAGACAGCACCAATTACCAGCACAACAGAGGCATCTACCAAGCCTATGGCGTCAGAGCAACCAGCAACCAGCAACCAGTCATCACTTCCAACAATGTCAACTACCGAGTCTAAGTCATCACTTCCAACAATGTCAACTATCGAGTCTAAGTCATCACTTCCAACAATGTCAACTACCGAGTCTAAGTCATCACTTCCAACATCAGCTACCAAGTCTATGACACCAGTTGCATCAATGACAGTTAACATGACTCAGCTAACAAATAAACTAACGACCACTACCGAGTCCAAGACATCACTTCAACCAACGACCACTACCGAGTCCAAGACATCACTTCAACCAATGACCACCATCGAGTCCAAGACATCACTTCAACCAACGACCACTACCGAGTCCAAGACATCACTTCAACCAATGACCACCATCGAGTCCAAGACATCACTTCAACCAACGACCACTATCGAGTCCAAGACATCACTTCAACCAACGACCACTATCGAGTCCAAGACATCACTTCAACCAACGACCACTACCAAGTCAGCCACGACTATAAGGCCTTGGACAACAAAACTGCCAGTGACCTCCATCTCTGAGACTTTACGTTCTGCAAATACAATGCAGAATATGGTGTTGGGCAGCACTGCATCAG AGATCATCCCAACCTCAAGATCCAGCAGTCCAGCATCAGTCATTCCATCTTCTACAAATAGCACCCGAGTATCCACTATGATCAGTTCAGAAGAG GTCTGCAAATATCTGAAGGCATGGATCATTAAGGACTGCGACATACAGCGCACCGGGAGAGGAAAATACAACCTAAATATCT ATAGCGAGGAAATCATTGACGAGCCACCTTCAAAG ACGCAGTCCTACAACACCAAACTTATTGCCGCTCTGGTCACCACCTTCATCTTGTTGTTCATCATCGTCCTCAGCAGCTTTTTTCTATGGCGCCGACGCTCTTACAAGATGAACCAG CAACAGCTGACAGAGGAGTTGCACACTTGCGAGAATGGTTACCATGACAACCCCACACTGGAGGTGATGGAGGTGCAGCCAGAGATGCAGGAGAAGAAGGTGGCCCTCACCAAAGAGCTCCACGACACCTGGATCGTGCCCTTGGACAACTTGACCAAAGTCGACCTTCTGGACGAGGAGGA
- the podxl gene encoding podocalyxin isoform X1, with the protein MRSLLALLLMGISSISVTVESDTTSTQTGSPTPSHADSPTSGPASTIPTSIISTTIGQITNLTQSLSTTAVVQQISIQMTAASKTAPITSTTEASTKPMASEQPATSNQSSLPTMSTTESKSSLPTMSTIESKSSLPTMSTTESKSSLPTSATKSMTPVASMTVNMTQLTNKLTTTTESKTSLQPTTTTESKTSLQPMTTIESKTSLQPTTTTESKTSLQPMTTIESKTSLQPTTTIESKTSLQPTTTIESKTSLQPTTTTKSATTIRPWTTKLPVTSISETLRSANTMQNMVLGSTASEIIPTSRSSSPASVIPSSTNSTRVSTMISSEEVCKYLKAWIIKDCDIQRTGRGKYNLNIYSEEIIDEPPSKTQSYNTKLIAALVTTFILLFIIVLSSFFLWRRRSYKMNQQQLTEELHTCENGYHDNPTLEVMEVQPEMQEKKVALTKELHDTWIVPLDNLTKVDLLDEEDTHL; encoded by the exons GAATTTCGAGCATATCTGTCACTGTGGAGTCAGATACGACATCTACACAGACGGGTTCTCCTACCCCAAGTCATGCAG ATTCTCCAACATCAGGGCCTGCATCTACTATACCAACGAGCATAATCAGCACGACAATAGGCCAGATAACAAACCTCACCCAGAGCCTGTCAACAACAGCAGTTGTGCAGCAAATAAGTATCCAGATGACAGCAGCATCTAAGACAGCACCAATTACCAGCACAACAGAGGCATCTACCAAGCCTATGGCGTCAGAGCAACCAGCAACCAGCAACCAGTCATCACTTCCAACAATGTCAACTACCGAGTCTAAGTCATCACTTCCAACAATGTCAACTATCGAGTCTAAGTCATCACTTCCAACAATGTCAACTACCGAGTCTAAGTCATCACTTCCAACATCAGCTACCAAGTCTATGACACCAGTTGCATCAATGACAGTTAACATGACTCAGCTAACAAATAAACTAACGACCACTACCGAGTCCAAGACATCACTTCAACCAACGACCACTACCGAGTCCAAGACATCACTTCAACCAATGACCACCATCGAGTCCAAGACATCACTTCAACCAACGACCACTACCGAGTCCAAGACATCACTTCAACCAATGACCACCATCGAGTCCAAGACATCACTTCAACCAACGACCACTATCGAGTCCAAGACATCACTTCAACCAACGACCACTATCGAGTCCAAGACATCACTTCAACCAACGACCACTACCAAGTCAGCCACGACTATAAGGCCTTGGACAACAAAACTGCCAGTGACCTCCATCTCTGAGACTTTACGTTCTGCAAATACAATGCAGAATATGGTGTTGGGCAGCACTGCATCAG AGATCATCCCAACCTCAAGATCCAGCAGTCCAGCATCAGTCATTCCATCTTCTACAAATAGCACCCGAGTATCCACTATGATCAGTTCAGAAGAG GTCTGCAAATATCTGAAGGCATGGATCATTAAGGACTGCGACATACAGCGCACCGGGAGAGGAAAATACAACCTAAATATCT ATAGCGAGGAAATCATTGACGAGCCACCTTCAAAG ACGCAGTCCTACAACACCAAACTTATTGCCGCTCTGGTCACCACCTTCATCTTGTTGTTCATCATCGTCCTCAGCAGCTTTTTTCTATGGCGCCGACGCTCTTACAAGATGAACCAG CAACAGCTGACAGAGGAGTTGCACACTTGCGAGAATGGTTACCATGACAACCCCACACTGGAGGTGATGGAGGTGCAGCCAGAGATGCAGGAGAAGAAGGTGGCCCTCACCAAAGAGCTCCACGACACCTGGATCGTGCCCTTGGACAACTTGACCAAAGTCGACCTTCTGGACGAGGAGGA